The following coding sequences are from one Phyllostomus discolor isolate MPI-MPIP mPhyDis1 chromosome 11, mPhyDis1.pri.v3, whole genome shotgun sequence window:
- the SLITRK1 gene encoding SLIT and NTRK-like protein 1 has translation MLLWILLLETSLCFAAGNVTGDVCKEKICSCNEIEGDLHVDCEKKGFTSLQRFTAPTSQFYHLFLHGNSLTRLFPNEFANFYNAVSLHMENNGLHEIVPGAFLGLQLVKRLHINNNKIKSFRKQTFLGLDDLEYLQADFNLLRDIDPGAFQDLNKLEVLILNDNLISTLPANVFQYVPITHLDLRGNRLKTLPYEEVLEQIPGIAEILLEDNPWDCTCDLLSLKEWLENIPKNALIGRVVCEAPTRLQGKDLNETTEQDLCPLKNRVDSSLPAPPAQEETFAPGPLPTPFKTNGQEDRATPGSAPNGGTKIPGNWQIKIRPTAAIATGNARNKPPANGLPCPGGCSCDHIPGSGLKMNCNNRNVSSLADLKPKLSNVQELFLRDNKIHSIRKSHFVDYKNLILLDLGNNNIATVENNTFKNLVDLRWLYMDSNYLDTLSREKFAGLQNLEYLNVEYNAIQLILPGTFNAMPKLRILILNNNLLRSLPVDVFAGVSLSKLSLHNNYFMYLPVAGVLDQLTSIIQIDLHGNPWECSCTIVPFKQWAERLGSEVLMSDLKCETPVNFFRKDFMLLSNDEICPQLYARISPTLTSQSKNSTGLAETGTHSNSYLDTSRVSISVLVPGLLLVFVTSAFTVVGMLVFILRNRKRSKRRDANSSASEINSLQTVCDSSYWHNGPYNADGAHRVYDCGSHSLSD, from the coding sequence ATGCTGCTTTGGATTCTGTTGCTGGAGACGTCTCTTTGTTTTGCCGCTGGAAACGTTACAGGGGACGTTTGCAAAGAGAAGATCTGTTCCTGCAATGAAATAGAAGGGGACCTACACGTAGACTGTGAAAAAAAGGGCTTCACAAGTCTGCAGCGTTTCACCGCGCCGACTTCACAGTTCTACCATCTATTTCTGCATGGCAATTCCCTCACTCGACTTTTCCCTAATGAGTTTGCTAACTTTTATAATGCGGTTAGTTTGCACATGGAAAACAATGGCTTGCATGAAATCGTTCCTGGAGctttcctggggctgcagctggtgAAAAGGCTGCACATCAACAACAACAAGATCAAATCTTTCCGAAAGCAGACTTTTCTGGGGCTGGACGACCTGGAATACCTCCAGGCTGATTTTAATTTATTACGGGATATAGACCCCGGGGCCTTCCAAGACTTAAACAAGCTGGAGGTACTCATTTTAAATGACAATCTCATCAGCACCCTACCTGCCAACGTGTTCCAGTATGTGCCCATCACCCACCTCGACCTCCGAGGAAACAGACTGAAAACGCTGCCCTATGAGGAGGTCTTGGAGCAAATCCCTGGCATTGCCGAAATCCTGCTGGAGGATAACCCGTGGGACTGCACCTGTGATCTGCTTTCCCTGAAAGAATGGCTGGAAAACATTCCCAAAAATGCCCTGATCGGTCGAGTGGTCTGCGAAGCCCCCACCAGACTGCAGGGTAAAGACCTCAATGAAACCACCGAACAGGACTTGTGTCCTTTGAAAAACAGAGTGGATTCCAGTCTTCCGGCGCCCCCTGCCCAAGAAGAGACCTTTGCTCCTGGCCCCCTGCCAACTCCCTTCAAGACAAATGGGCAAGAAGATCGCGCCACCCCGGGGTCTGCTCCAAACGGAGGTACAAAGATCCCAGGCAACTGGCAGATCAAAATCAGACCCACTGCAGCGATAGCGACCGGCAACGCCAGGAACAAACCCCCAGCCAATGGCTTGCCTTGTCCTGGGGGCTGCAGCTGCGACCACATCCCAGGGTCGGGTTTAAAGATGAACTGCAACAACCGGAACGTGAGCAGCTTGGCTGATTTGAAGCCCAAGCTCTCCAACGTGCAGGAGCTTTTCCTGCGAGATAACAAGATCCATAGCATCCGAAAATCGCACTTTGTGGATTACAAGAACCTCATTCTGTTGGATCTGGGCAACAATAACATTGCCACTGTAGAGAACAATACTTTTAAGAACCTTGTGGACCTCAGGTGGCTGTATATGGATAGCAACTACCTGGACACACTGTCCCGGGAGAAATTCGCCGGGCTGCAAAACCTCGAGTACCTGAACGTGGAGTACAACGCTATCCAGCTCATCCTCCCAGGTACCTTCAATGCCATGCCTAAACTGAGGATCCTCATTCTCAACAACAACTTGCTACGGTCCCTCCCCGTGGACGTGTTTGCTGGGGTCTCGCTCTCTAAGCTCAGCCTGCACAACAACTACTTTATGTACCTCCCGGTTGCAGGGGTGCTGGACCAGTTAACTTCCATCATCCAGATAGACCTGCACGGAAACCCTTGGGAGTGCTCCTGCACCATTGTGCCTTTCAAGCAATGGGCAGAACGCCTGGGTTCCGAAGTGCTGATGAGCGACCTCAAGTGTGAGACACCGGTGAACTTCTTTAGGAAGGATTTCATGCTCCTCTCGAATGACGAGATCTGCCCCCAGCTGTACGCGAGGATCTCGCCCACGTTAACTTCACAAAGTAAAAACAGCACTGGGTTGGCGGAGACCGGGACACATTCCAACTCCTACCTAGACACCAGCAGGGTGTCCATCTCCGTGTTGGTCCCGGGACTGCTGCTGGTGTTTGTCACCTCCGCCTTCACTGTGGTGGGCATGCTCGTGTTTATCCTGAGGAATCGAAAGCGGTCTAAGAGAAGAGACGCCAACTCTTCGGCGTCCGAAATTAATTCCCTACAGACAGTCTGTGACTCTTCCTACTGGCACAATGGGCCTTACAACGCAGATGGGGCCCACAGAGTGTACGACTGTGGCTCCCACTCGCTCTCAGACTAA